The Streptococcus pantholopis genome has a segment encoding these proteins:
- the recG gene encoding ATP-dependent DNA helicase RecG, with product MDLQSSIAVLKGLGPKSAEKFQKLNIYTIEDLLLYYPFRYEDFKDKSVFELADGEKAVISGTVVTPANVQYYGHKRNRLSFKMKQGEAVISVSFFNQPYLQEKVTVGSRLAVFGKWDALKSAVTGMKILVQASDDLQPVYRLGQGVTQNALVKAVKAAFAVGAHQWLPENLPQVLLDKYRLLGRSQATAAMHFPKDLSQYRQALRRIKFEELFYFQMQLQLLKAANKTEKSGLAVNYNQEAVRQKISQLPFSLTASQKNSLNDILTDMRSGRHMNRLLQGDVGSGKTIIASLAMYATYTAGFQSALMVPTEILAEQHYESLSALFPDLSIAILTSGMKAPVRRTVLSAIASGSVNMIVGTHALIQEGVDYHRLGLVITDEQHRFGVRQRRLFREKGSNPDVLMMTATPIPRTLAITTFGEMDVSTITELPAGRRPILTRWIKHEELENVFSWMKSELKKGAQAYVISPLIEESESLDLKNATDLYEELSAYFAAEAKVALLHGRLKNEEKEAIMQDFKSKRLQILVATTVVEVGVNVPDATIMLIMDADRFGLSQLHQLRGRVGRGSKQSYAVLVANPKTESGKERMKAMTQTTDGFLLAEADLKLRGSGEIFGTRQSGLPEFQVADVIEDFNILEEARRVAALIVSDSHWQQDERWQVIVPNLNQNDSFD from the coding sequence ATGGATTTACAATCATCTATTGCAGTTTTGAAAGGTTTAGGGCCCAAATCTGCTGAAAAATTTCAGAAATTAAATATTTACACCATAGAAGATCTCTTGCTTTACTATCCATTTCGTTATGAAGATTTTAAGGATAAGTCGGTTTTTGAGCTGGCTGATGGCGAAAAGGCCGTTATCAGCGGGACAGTAGTGACGCCTGCCAATGTTCAGTATTATGGACATAAGCGCAATCGTCTTTCCTTTAAAATGAAACAAGGAGAAGCTGTCATAAGCGTCAGTTTTTTTAATCAGCCTTACTTACAGGAGAAGGTGACAGTCGGCAGCAGGCTGGCCGTATTTGGGAAGTGGGATGCCCTGAAGTCGGCTGTTACAGGGATGAAAATCCTCGTTCAAGCGAGTGATGATTTGCAGCCTGTTTATCGATTAGGACAGGGTGTGACGCAAAATGCTTTGGTAAAGGCTGTTAAGGCAGCTTTTGCAGTCGGAGCCCATCAGTGGCTCCCCGAAAATCTTCCTCAGGTTTTGTTGGATAAATACCGGCTTTTAGGGCGCAGTCAGGCAACTGCAGCTATGCATTTCCCAAAGGATTTATCCCAGTACAGGCAGGCCCTGCGCCGCATTAAATTTGAAGAACTTTTCTATTTTCAAATGCAGCTGCAGCTCCTCAAAGCAGCCAATAAAACAGAAAAAAGCGGTCTGGCCGTCAACTATAATCAAGAAGCTGTCCGGCAGAAAATTTCTCAACTGCCGTTTTCTTTGACAGCTTCTCAAAAAAACAGCCTCAATGATATTTTAACTGATATGCGATCAGGCAGACATATGAACCGGCTCCTGCAGGGAGATGTCGGCTCCGGCAAGACGATTATTGCCAGTCTGGCCATGTATGCAACCTATACAGCAGGCTTTCAGTCAGCTTTAATGGTTCCGACAGAAATATTAGCAGAACAGCACTATGAAAGCTTATCTGCCCTGTTCCCCGATTTATCTATTGCGATTTTGACTTCAGGTATGAAAGCTCCGGTCAGGCGGACGGTTTTATCGGCTATAGCTTCCGGTTCAGTCAATATGATTGTTGGAACGCATGCCCTGATTCAGGAGGGTGTTGATTATCACCGTTTAGGTTTGGTTATTACAGATGAGCAGCACCGCTTCGGGGTTAGGCAGCGGAGGCTTTTTCGAGAAAAGGGGAGTAATCCGGATGTGCTCATGATGACCGCTACTCCCATTCCTCGGACGCTGGCGATTACGACTTTTGGTGAAATGGATGTTTCAACGATTACTGAACTGCCTGCCGGACGCAGACCTATTCTGACCCGCTGGATAAAGCATGAAGAGCTTGAGAACGTTTTTTCCTGGATGAAATCAGAATTAAAAAAAGGCGCTCAGGCTTATGTCATCTCACCGCTGATCGAGGAGTCTGAAAGTCTGGATTTGAAAAACGCCACAGACTTGTATGAGGAGCTTTCAGCCTATTTTGCAGCGGAAGCCAAGGTGGCTCTTTTGCACGGCCGTCTAAAAAATGAAGAAAAAGAAGCTATTATGCAGGATTTTAAAAGCAAGCGGCTTCAGATATTGGTTGCTACAACAGTCGTTGAAGTCGGGGTTAATGTGCCTGACGCCACTATTATGCTGATTATGGATGCTGATCGATTTGGTCTAAGCCAGCTGCACCAGCTGCGCGGACGTGTAGGCCGCGGCAGCAAACAGTCCTATGCTGTCTTGGTAGCTAATCCAAAGACAGAATCGGGCAAAGAGCGAATGAAAGCAATGACTCAGACAACCGATGGTTTTCTGCTGGCAGAAGCGGATTTAAAACTGCGAGGGTCAGGTGAAATTTTTGGCACGCGCCAGTCAGGCCTGCCTGAGTTTCAAGTAGCAGATGTGATTGAAGATTTTAATATTTTAGAAGAAGCCAGACGGGTCGCTGCCCTGATTGTTTCTGACAGCCACTGGCAGCAGGACGAGCGCTGGCAGGTAATTGTGCCCAACTTGAATCAAAATGACAGCTTTGATTAG
- a CDS encoding TraX family protein → MKKFKGFNTNQLKYLALVFMFLDSLFFSFPGVFPAWIHLITRFVAPLFAFFTVEGFFHSSNRKKHLKRLWLAAGLMQLGNFLSYLLLGPLYQITDNIFLTLALGYSVIFLFETGKSKSAYRFLFYLAGLLLFIIGLIFSVLPVIIGSYSFGVEGGIQVLFTMLIFWAFYGNRQKQVFVFLLWNLLLLALMGPDFNISQAPSFAAWFANFCYNSDSLTFLFLPFIFLYNGQKGSKKPIHKWIFYIFYPLQFWLLHLLAFFIHFSG, encoded by the coding sequence ATGAAAAAATTTAAAGGCTTTAATACTAATCAGCTGAAGTATTTGGCGCTTGTTTTTATGTTTCTGGATTCGTTATTCTTTAGTTTTCCGGGTGTCTTTCCTGCTTGGATACACCTGATCACCCGCTTTGTCGCTCCTTTGTTTGCTTTTTTTACCGTTGAAGGTTTTTTTCACAGCAGTAACCGCAAAAAACATTTAAAGCGGCTTTGGCTGGCTGCCGGCCTCATGCAGCTGGGAAATTTTCTGTCCTATCTTTTATTAGGCCCTCTATACCAAATTACTGATAATATCTTCTTAACACTGGCTTTAGGTTATAGTGTCATTTTTCTTTTTGAAACAGGCAAATCCAAATCAGCCTATCGTTTTCTATTTTATTTGGCGGGGCTGCTCCTGTTTATTATCGGCTTAATTTTTTCGGTTCTGCCTGTCATAATTGGCAGCTACAGTTTTGGTGTTGAAGGCGGTATTCAAGTTCTCTTTACAATGCTGATTTTTTGGGCCTTTTATGGCAATCGGCAGAAACAAGTGTTTGTTTTTTTGTTGTGGAACCTCTTACTCCTTGCTTTAATGGGGCCTGATTTTAATATCAGTCAGGCACCGTCTTTTGCTGCCTGGTTTGCTAATTTTTGCTATAACAGCGACAGCCTAACCTTTCTCTTTTTGCCATTTATCTTTTTATACAATGGCCAAAAAGGAAGTAAAAAACCGATTCATAAATGGATTTTCTATATTTTTTATCCCCTGCAGTTCTGGCTGCTGCATCTGCTGGCGTTTTTCATACATTTTTCCGGATAA
- a CDS encoding pyridoxal phosphate-dependent aminotransferase, producing MKTVEKSSKLEHVAYDIRGPVLDEANRMMANGEQILRLNTGNPAEFGFTAPDEVIRDLILNARNSEGYSDSKGIFSARKAIMQYCQIKGFPKVDVDDIYIGNGVSELITMSMQGLLDDGDEVLIPMPDYPLWTAAVSLAGGHAVHYLCDEKAEWYPDIADIKAKISSNTKAIVVINPNNPTGALYPKDILEEIVDIARQNDLLIFADEIYDRLVMDELQHTAIASLAPDVFCVSMNGLSKSHRIAGFRVGWMVLSGPKKHVKDYIEGLNMLANMRLCSNVLSQQVVQTSLGGHQSVDELLLPGGRIYEQRNFIYQAINDIPGLSAVKPKAGLYIFPKIDQTMYRIDDDEQFVLRLLQKEKVMLVHGRGFNWKDPDHFRIVYLPRVEELASVQEKISRVLHHFRR from the coding sequence ATGAAAACTGTTGAGAAATCATCAAAATTAGAACATGTCGCTTACGATATCCGGGGACCGGTTTTAGATGAGGCCAACCGCATGATGGCTAATGGTGAACAGATTCTGCGTCTTAATACCGGCAATCCCGCTGAATTTGGTTTTACAGCACCGGATGAAGTCATTCGTGACCTCATTTTAAATGCCCGCAACAGTGAAGGCTATTCAGACAGCAAAGGGATTTTTTCTGCCCGCAAAGCTATTATGCAGTACTGCCAGATTAAGGGATTTCCAAAAGTCGATGTTGATGATATCTATATCGGCAACGGTGTCTCAGAATTAATTACCATGAGTATGCAGGGGCTGCTTGATGATGGCGATGAGGTACTGATTCCCATGCCTGATTATCCGCTGTGGACTGCTGCGGTCAGTCTGGCAGGCGGACATGCTGTTCACTATCTTTGTGACGAGAAAGCAGAATGGTACCCCGATATTGCTGACATAAAGGCAAAAATAAGCTCTAATACTAAAGCTATCGTTGTTATCAACCCCAATAATCCAACAGGCGCCCTATATCCTAAGGATATTCTAGAAGAAATTGTTGATATTGCCCGACAGAATGATCTGCTGATTTTTGCCGATGAAATCTATGACCGGCTGGTCATGGACGAACTGCAGCACACAGCTATTGCCAGCCTAGCACCAGATGTCTTTTGTGTTTCGATGAATGGCCTATCGAAGTCTCACCGTATTGCAGGTTTCCGCGTCGGCTGGATGGTCTTGTCCGGACCGAAAAAACATGTCAAAGACTATATTGAGGGGCTGAACATGCTGGCTAATATGCGTCTGTGCTCCAATGTTTTATCCCAGCAGGTTGTGCAGACTTCTTTGGGCGGGCATCAGTCAGTAGATGAACTTTTGCTGCCGGGCGGCCGGATTTATGAGCAGCGGAATTTTATCTATCAGGCTATTAACGATATTCCTGGTCTGTCAGCCGTCAAACCAAAAGCAGGCTTGTATATTTTCCCAAAAATTGATCAAACTATGTACCGCATTGATGATGACGAACAGTTTGTTCTGCGCCTGCTGCAAAAAGAAAAAGTCATGCTTGTGCATGGCCGCGGCTTTAATTGGAAAGATCCCGACCATTTCCGCATTGTCTATCTGCCGAGAGTAGAAGAACTGGCATCCGTTCAAGAAAAAATCTCACGGGTCCTGCACCACTTCCGCCGGTAA
- a CDS encoding Cof-type HAD-IIB family hydrolase, which translates to MVVKAVFFDIDGTLLNDRKNVQHSTEKAIQSLKEQGVFVGLATGRGPAFVQPYMENLGLDFAVTYNGQYIYTLDKILYQNQLPKSLIYKVIRYAGEKRREISLGLASGLVGSNIINMGTSRFGQVVSSIVPKRMAKTLEQSFKHLIRRFKPQNMETLVTIMREPVYQIVMVATAGETAKIREKFPHITITRSSPYSADLISEGQSKIEGIKRVGRLFDFSLTEVMAFGDSENDIEMLSGVGIGVAMGNASETVKAESHYTTASNNNDGISKALAHYGLIHFDTEQSFKSKDENFNKVKDFHQLMDGDTLETPRVYSLKEAGNRADFKAEEIVEFLYAASQGDQDQFKNAVLDLHYAIDKAREKVQSKEHTETPLVGQADALTDLLYFTYGSFVLMGVDPKPLFDTVHEANMGKIFPDGKAHFDPVTHKILKPDDWEARFAPETAIKAELDRQIQKSLHKK; encoded by the coding sequence GTGGTAGTTAAGGCAGTATTTTTTGATATTGACGGGACGCTTTTAAATGACCGTAAAAATGTCCAACACTCAACCGAAAAAGCCATTCAGAGTCTAAAGGAACAGGGTGTTTTTGTAGGGCTGGCGACTGGCCGCGGTCCTGCTTTTGTGCAGCCTTATATGGAAAATTTAGGCCTTGATTTTGCGGTTACTTATAATGGTCAGTATATCTATACGCTTGATAAAATCCTGTATCAAAATCAGCTGCCAAAATCCTTGATCTACAAAGTTATCCGCTACGCAGGCGAAAAACGGCGGGAAATATCGCTGGGATTGGCTTCCGGTTTAGTCGGTTCCAATATTATTAATATGGGGACCAGCAGATTTGGCCAGGTTGTCAGCAGCATTGTCCCTAAAAGGATGGCAAAAACCCTTGAGCAAAGTTTTAAACACTTAATCCGCCGGTTTAAACCGCAAAACATGGAAACCTTAGTAACAATCATGCGGGAACCGGTCTACCAAATTGTTATGGTAGCGACTGCCGGAGAAACGGCAAAGATTCGGGAAAAATTCCCCCACATTACGATTACCCGCAGCAGTCCTTACTCAGCAGACCTGATTTCGGAAGGACAGTCTAAGATTGAAGGGATTAAACGTGTCGGCCGTCTATTTGACTTTAGTTTGACTGAAGTAATGGCTTTTGGAGATTCTGAGAATGATATTGAGATGCTTTCAGGTGTAGGGATAGGCGTGGCAATGGGGAATGCTTCTGAGACTGTCAAAGCAGAGTCCCATTATACAACAGCAAGTAATAATAATGACGGAATTTCAAAAGCGCTGGCGCATTATGGTCTGATTCATTTTGACACAGAACAAAGCTTTAAGAGTAAGGATGAGAATTTCAATAAGGTGAAAGATTTTCATCAGCTTATGGATGGAGATACGCTGGAAACGCCAAGGGTTTATAGCCTTAAAGAAGCAGGAAACCGCGCAGATTTTAAGGCTGAAGAAATTGTGGAGTTTTTATATGCTGCCAGCCAGGGAGATCAAGATCAGTTTAAAAATGCGGTACTAGATTTACATTATGCTATTGATAAGGCCAGAGAAAAAGTTCAGTCTAAAGAACACACAGAGACACCTTTGGTTGGTCAGGCTGATGCCTTGACGGATTTATTGTATTTTACTTACGGTTCCTTTGTTTTGATGGGGGTGGATCCCAAACCTTTATTTGACACAGTTCATGAAGCCAATATGGGGAAAATCTTCCCTGACGGTAAAGCGCACTTTGATCCTGTGACACATAAGATATTAAAACCAGACGACTGGGAGGCACGCTTTGCTCCGGAAACCGCTATAAAAGCAGAGCTGGATAGGCAAATCCAAAAATCTTTACATAAAAAATAA
- a CDS encoding cysteine hydrolase family protein produces the protein MKALISIDYTYDFVADDGKLTAGKPAQAIEEAVAAKTQQAYEAGDYIFFAIDGHDEGDAFHPESRLFPPHNINGTAGRALYGRLGQVYEQIKQDAKVFWLDKRHYSAFAGTDLDIRLRERHVTNLVLTGVLTDICVLHTAIDAYNLGYSLEIPKDCVASLTPENNQWALNHLQNVLGAVIK, from the coding sequence ATGAAAGCTTTAATCTCAATTGACTATACCTATGACTTTGTTGCTGACGACGGTAAACTGACTGCCGGCAAACCGGCTCAGGCTATTGAAGAAGCTGTCGCTGCTAAAACACAGCAGGCTTATGAAGCAGGAGACTATATCTTCTTTGCTATTGACGGTCATGATGAAGGAGATGCTTTTCACCCTGAAAGCCGCCTCTTTCCGCCGCATAATATCAATGGTACTGCCGGTCGTGCTTTATACGGACGGTTAGGTCAGGTTTATGAGCAGATAAAGCAGGACGCGAAGGTCTTTTGGCTGGATAAAAGACACTATTCAGCCTTTGCCGGAACGGACCTCGACATTCGTTTGCGTGAACGCCATGTGACAAATCTGGTTTTAACGGGTGTGCTGACAGATATCTGCGTTTTACACACAGCTATTGACGCCTATAATCTGGGCTACAGTCTTGAAATACCAAAAGACTGTGTAGCCAGTCTGACACCGGAAAATAATCAATGGGCGCTTAATCATTTGCAAAATGTTTTAGGGGCGGTCATTAAATAA
- a CDS encoding glycerophosphodiester phosphodiesterase: MLQTVKDVLRDLYWYKYTYILRAAILQFLLTTAGAYLLSLLFRVILINSGLPGLTADNIFTFFTNPLTLILMPVYLLMLAFLIYVEFSVLAEIIAVKGGKFRQVFVGIKEKARSFFRIVSGWNFLAFVLYLLLSLPILSFFYSSFLLENLYIPKFISGELFKTSGGTYLYYAVNTLFIYLYFRFIYTLPLTVTHNHQSFIQNMKTSWQLTKISHIKNLGGLVLVNLALTGSLILLSLLGIGMAAMLDRSQGNLVIESLFLTFVWGFLFTGSLFMKVGSLDYLLNSLNPGMTSNARPPLKRQSLFLFLLIIAIGCLVYVYNAGQIADADPNKIQILAHRGYVSEGVENSLEALRAAAKAGADYVEMDIIMTKDKEFIVSHDDNLKRLTGENLTISESKAADLVGLPIKQNGFSSHLVTFSTYVEEAKKLGVKLLVELKPSGKEPADYEEIFLARMKELGVSQDYKVMSMSLSTMERIESLNPAVETGYVIPLQLGQFTTHAVDFYALEEFSYREASARAAKKQGKEIYVWTINSENEIDKYLQSGVTGIITDYPELVKEEKKMIATEDSYVTYFLRLLNLS, translated from the coding sequence ATGTTACAGACAGTCAAAGACGTTTTAAGAGACCTTTATTGGTATAAGTATACTTATATTTTGCGCGCTGCGATTTTACAGTTCCTGCTGACTACAGCTGGAGCTTATCTGCTTTCTTTGCTTTTTAGGGTTATTCTGATTAACAGCGGTCTACCCGGACTGACGGCTGACAATATTTTTACTTTTTTTACTAATCCCCTGACCTTGATTTTAATGCCTGTCTACCTTCTTATGCTGGCTTTTCTCATCTATGTGGAATTTTCTGTGTTAGCTGAGATTATTGCTGTCAAAGGAGGGAAGTTCCGACAGGTTTTTGTCGGGATAAAAGAAAAGGCTCGCTCTTTTTTCCGGATTGTATCAGGCTGGAATTTTCTGGCTTTTGTGCTGTATTTGCTGCTGTCTCTTCCTATTTTGAGTTTTTTCTATTCGTCGTTTCTGCTGGAGAACCTTTATATTCCCAAATTTATTTCCGGAGAGCTGTTTAAGACAAGCGGCGGGACTTACCTGTATTATGCAGTCAATACGCTGTTTATTTATTTGTATTTTCGGTTTATTTATACCTTGCCATTAACGGTTACGCATAACCATCAAAGCTTCATTCAAAATATGAAAACAAGCTGGCAGCTGACTAAAATCAGTCATATAAAGAATCTGGGCGGCTTAGTTTTAGTCAATCTTGCCCTGACCGGAAGCTTGATTTTGTTATCACTTCTGGGGATTGGGATGGCTGCCATGCTTGACCGCAGTCAGGGGAATCTCGTGATTGAAAGCCTGTTTTTGACTTTTGTTTGGGGCTTCTTGTTTACAGGCAGTCTTTTTATGAAAGTAGGCTCACTTGACTATCTTTTAAATAGCCTGAATCCGGGGATGACTAGCAATGCCCGTCCTCCTCTAAAAAGACAGTCGCTCTTCCTTTTTCTTTTAATAATTGCTATCGGCTGCCTTGTTTACGTATACAATGCTGGCCAAATAGCAGATGCTGATCCTAACAAGATTCAAATTCTGGCTCATAGAGGCTATGTAAGCGAAGGTGTAGAAAATTCGCTGGAAGCTTTGAGAGCAGCAGCAAAAGCCGGTGCTGATTATGTTGAAATGGATATCATTATGACCAAGGATAAAGAGTTTATAGTCAGTCATGACGATAATCTTAAACGCCTAACCGGGGAAAACCTCACTATCAGTGAATCTAAGGCAGCTGATCTTGTCGGCCTGCCAATTAAACAAAATGGCTTTAGCAGTCATTTAGTCACTTTTTCGACCTACGTTGAAGAAGCGAAGAAATTAGGCGTCAAACTATTGGTAGAATTAAAGCCTAGCGGAAAAGAACCTGCTGATTATGAAGAAATTTTTCTTGCCCGTATGAAGGAATTGGGAGTCAGTCAAGACTATAAAGTGATGTCAATGAGTTTATCAACCATGGAGCGTATTGAGTCTCTAAATCCTGCTGTTGAAACTGGCTATGTTATTCCACTGCAACTCGGGCAATTTACTACGCACGCTGTTGACTTTTATGCCTTGGAAGAATTTTCTTACCGTGAGGCTTCCGCCAGAGCGGCTAAAAAGCAGGGAAAAGAAATCTATGTCTGGACGATTAACAGTGAAAACGAAATTGATAAATATCTGCAGTCCGGTGTTACTGGGATTATCACAGATTATCCTGAACTCGTCAAGGAAGAAAAAAAGATGATTGCTACTGAAGATTCTTATGTGACTTACTTCTTGCGTCTGCTAAATCTGTCATAG
- a CDS encoding LysR family transcriptional regulator yields MVIHDNLKTFITVAKNKSFTKTAKELFVSQPAVSKAIKNLEEELQVKLFQRDKRKGLNLTNVGKEILLYARQMENLENKIYQATYLENNLLSGQIRVAALPIITTMILVPIFKIFKEKYPLVNIELIEGTAFEVREAVLNHHVDFGLSTSPFQDLETKFLLTDKMCAISSQKLSNEINLYNQAAENLIFCQAGQETAMEILHSYNISFDRSFIVKQPETAVKFVEENYGIGIISEFVLSSISQKSIHKIDISPKIEIEFGIVATDFSDLSPSASKMVEMIANQFHQQNKT; encoded by the coding sequence ATGGTTATACACGATAATTTAAAAACTTTTATTACAGTCGCTAAAAATAAAAGTTTTACAAAAACCGCTAAAGAACTTTTTGTCTCTCAGCCCGCCGTCAGTAAGGCCATAAAAAATCTTGAAGAAGAGTTACAAGTTAAGTTATTTCAGCGCGACAAAAGAAAAGGACTGAACTTAACCAATGTAGGTAAAGAAATTTTGCTCTATGCCCGACAAATGGAAAATCTTGAAAATAAAATCTATCAGGCAACCTATTTAGAAAATAATCTATTAAGTGGGCAAATAAGGGTCGCTGCTCTTCCAATCATCACAACTATGATATTGGTTCCCATTTTCAAAATTTTTAAAGAAAAATATCCTTTAGTCAACATTGAATTAATCGAAGGTACTGCATTCGAAGTTAGAGAGGCTGTATTAAACCACCATGTTGACTTTGGACTTTCAACATCACCTTTTCAAGATTTAGAAACAAAGTTTCTACTAACTGATAAAATGTGCGCCATTAGCAGCCAAAAATTATCAAATGAAATTAATCTTTATAATCAGGCTGCTGAAAATTTGATTTTTTGCCAAGCCGGTCAAGAGACTGCCATGGAAATTCTTCATTCATATAATATTAGCTTCGACAGAAGTTTTATTGTCAAGCAACCAGAAACTGCAGTAAAGTTTGTTGAAGAAAACTATGGCATAGGAATTATTTCTGAGTTTGTTCTATCTTCTATCTCTCAAAAAAGTATTCATAAAATTGATATTAGCCCTAAGATTGAAATTGAATTCGGAATAGTTGCTACGGATTTTTCCGATTTGAGCCCTAGTGCCTCAAAAATGGTAGAAATGATAGCAAACCAATTTCATCAACAAAATAAAACCTAG
- a CDS encoding universal stress protein codes for MSQKYERILVAIDGSYESELAFQKGVNVALRNDAELLLTHVIDTRALQSVATFDTYIYEKLEQEAKDVLSDYEKQARDAGLTKVKQIIEFGNPKSLLARDIPDKEKADLIMVGATGLNTFERLLIGSSSEYILRHAKVDLLVVRDSQKVF; via the coding sequence ATGTCACAAAAATATGAACGAATTCTAGTTGCTATTGATGGCTCTTATGAGTCAGAACTGGCTTTTCAAAAAGGGGTGAATGTGGCTCTGCGTAATGATGCCGAACTCCTCCTGACACATGTCATTGACACGCGGGCACTTCAAAGTGTTGCAACCTTTGATACTTATATATATGAAAAACTAGAGCAGGAAGCAAAGGATGTTCTTTCTGACTATGAAAAACAAGCTCGCGATGCCGGACTGACTAAAGTCAAGCAAATTATCGAATTTGGTAATCCTAAATCGCTTTTAGCAAGAGATATTCCTGATAAAGAAAAAGCTGATTTGATTATGGTCGGAGCGACAGGTCTCAATACTTTTGAACGTCTGCTGATCGGCTCCTCTTCTGAATACATCCTTCGCCATGCCAAAGTGGATTTGCTGGTTGTCCGAGATAGTCAAAAAGTCTTCTGA
- the codY gene encoding GTP-sensing pleiotropic transcriptional regulator CodY: MANLLQKTRKITSILQRSVDSLETDLPYNTMAAQLADIIDCNACIMNGGGTLLGYAMKYKTNTDRVEEFFAAKQLPEDYVKAASRVYDTEANLPIDSDLTIFPVESKDIYPDGLTTIAPIYGGGMRLGSLVIWRNDKEFSEDDLILAEIASTVVGIQLLNLQTENLEETIRRQTAVNMAINTLSYSEMKAVAAILGELDGSEGRLTASVIADRIGITRSVIVNALRKLESAGIIESRSLGMKGTYLKVINEGIFDKLKDF, from the coding sequence ATGGCTAATTTATTACAAAAAACAAGAAAAATCACATCGATTTTACAGCGTTCGGTGGACAGCCTGGAAACTGATTTGCCTTACAACACGATGGCTGCCCAGCTGGCAGACATTATTGATTGCAATGCCTGTATTATGAATGGCGGCGGTACTCTTTTGGGCTATGCAATGAAATATAAAACAAATACTGACCGTGTTGAAGAGTTCTTTGCGGCCAAACAGCTTCCGGAGGATTATGTCAAAGCGGCCAGCCGTGTCTATGATACAGAAGCCAATCTGCCGATAGACAGTGACTTGACAATTTTTCCTGTAGAATCAAAAGATATTTATCCTGACGGACTGACAACAATCGCTCCGATATACGGAGGGGGGATGCGCTTAGGATCCTTGGTTATCTGGCGGAATGACAAAGAATTCTCTGAAGATGACTTAATTTTGGCAGAGATTGCTTCAACAGTAGTGGGAATCCAGCTGCTCAATCTTCAGACTGAAAATCTGGAAGAGACGATCCGCAGGCAGACAGCGGTTAATATGGCAATCAATACCCTTTCTTATTCTGAGATGAAGGCTGTGGCTGCTATTCTCGGTGAATTAGATGGCAGTGAGGGCCGGCTGACAGCTTCTGTTATTGCCGACCGCATCGGTATCACGCGCTCTGTTATCGTCAATGCTCTTCGTAAATTAGAAAGTGCGGGCATTATAGAAAGCCGTTCGCTGGGAATGAAGGGAACCTATCTCAAGGTGATTAATGAAGGTATTTTTGATAAATTAAAGGATTTTTAA
- a CDS encoding aldo/keto reductase, producing MSQKIGPTQVQTAPIALGCMRMGALEISKAEQVLTAALEHGINFFDHADIYGAGESERRFGQAVRNLGVEREKLLLQSKCGIRQGYYDFSKDYIIQTVEASLERLGTDYLDFFLLHRPDVLMEPEEIAEAFSQLHKAGKVKYFGVSNQNRYQMELLQAYLEQPLVINQLQLSPAHTVLFDAGLNVNMTNQAAIDRENGIVEYCRLNHVTIQVWSPFQIDLEQGLFMTDKRYKALAQTIEKYAERYHVSAEAIIIAWILRHPARMQAVIGSMNPDRIDRIMQAQHISLTRAEWYDIYQSAGNKLP from the coding sequence ATGTCACAAAAAATCGGCCCTACTCAAGTTCAGACTGCGCCTATCGCTTTAGGCTGTATGCGAATGGGGGCCTTGGAAATCAGCAAAGCAGAGCAGGTCTTGACCGCTGCTTTAGAGCATGGTATCAATTTTTTTGACCATGCTGATATTTATGGTGCCGGTGAATCCGAGCGCCGTTTTGGACAGGCCGTCCGCAATCTGGGGGTAGAGCGTGAAAAGCTGCTGCTTCAGTCAAAATGCGGTATCCGTCAGGGGTATTACGATTTTTCCAAAGACTATATTATTCAGACAGTTGAAGCGAGTCTTGAGAGGCTGGGGACTGATTATCTGGATTTTTTCCTGCTTCATCGTCCTGATGTTCTGATGGAGCCGGAAGAAATAGCTGAGGCCTTCAGTCAGCTTCATAAAGCAGGGAAAGTGAAGTATTTCGGTGTCAGCAACCAGAATCGCTACCAGATGGAGCTGCTTCAGGCTTATCTGGAACAGCCGCTTGTCATCAATCAGCTGCAGCTCTCTCCCGCTCATACTGTCCTGTTTGATGCCGGCCTGAACGTTAATATGACCAATCAGGCTGCAATTGACCGTGAAAATGGGATTGTGGAGTACTGCCGCTTAAACCATGTAACCATTCAGGTTTGGTCTCCATTTCAAATTGATTTAGAGCAGGGGCTCTTTATGACTGATAAACGTTATAAAGCTTTAGCTCAGACTATTGAGAAATACGCTGAGCGTTACCATGTCTCAGCAGAGGCTATCATCATTGCCTGGATTTTACGCCACCCTGCTCGAATGCAGGCTGTTATCGGTTCGATGAACCCAGACCGGATTGACCGGATTATGCAGGCTCAGCATATTTCCTTAACGCGTGCTGAATGGTATGATATTTACCAAAGCGCAGGGAACAAACTGCCATAG